TAGAGGCGCAGGAGCAGCAGGAAGGTCGGGTTGAGCGCGAGGGTCAGCGCGTAGGACCGGTCGAGCAGCAGGCGGATCCCGAGGAAGGCGAGCACCGCGAGGGTCGCGAGCCAGACCCGGACGGCGATCCGGCCGACCTGCCGGTTGCCCGCCACGAGCTGTGCCGAGCCGGGGACGACGAGGGTGAAGGCCATGAGGGTCAGGGCGCGGCGGAAGCGCACGCGGGCGGCCCGCTCGGCCACGACCATCCGATCCCCAGACACCCGCCCAGTATCACCAGTCACACGCGTCCCACCGGTGCCGACGCGCCGTCGCGCGCCGGGCGGAGCGCTCAGGCGGCCGTCGACACGGCGCCGAGCCGGGCGATCTCGTCGGCCGAGGCGTTCGCGCCCGTGCACATCACGGCGACCGGGCCGGGCCGCCCCGACCGGTCCGGACTCCGGGGGACGAGAAGGCCGGCCAGGGCGGCGGCTCCGGCACCCTCGGCGAGGGTGTGCGCCCGCGTCGCCAGGAGGCGGGCGGCGTGGTCGATCTGGTCGTCGGCCACGAGCACGAAGTCGTCGAGCCGGCCGCGCAGTACCCGCTGGGGCAGGGGGTACCCCGTGGTCGTGGCGAGCCCCGAGGCCCGCGTGGTGGCGGGCGCGGTCTCGATGGTGCCGCTGCGCCACGACCTCCAGCCGGCGGGCGCCGCCTCCGACTGGACGCCGATCACGCGGGTGCCGGGCGCCAGGGCGTCCCGCACGAGGCAGGCGCCGGCCGCGCCCGTGCCGCTGCCGATCGGGACGTAGACCGCGGCCAGGCCGCTCGGCAGGACGGCGGCCTGCCGGAACAGCTCGAGGTACGCCGTCGCGTGGCCGAGCACGATCCGCCGGTCCGTCGGGCAGATGAAGGAGGCGCCCGAGGCGGCCGCCAGCTCGCGAGCCGCGGCAGCGGACTCCCCGAGGGTGTCGCCGCGGACCAGGACCTCGGCCCCCAGCGCCGCGACTGCGTCCCGCTTGACCGCAGGGGCGGAGGACGGCATCACGATCGTGGCGCGCACGCCGGCCAGCCGGGCGCCGTACGCAACGGACTGGGCGTGGTTGCCGGTCGAGCAGGTGACCAGGCCGTGCTCCTGCTCGGCGGCGGAGAGCGTCGCGGCGAGGTGGACGCCGCCGCGGACCTTGAAGGAGCCGGTCGGCAGGACGTGCTCGTGCTTGACGAGCACCTCGGCGCCGACCGCGCTGTCGAGGAGCGGGTGGGACTGCAGGGGCGTGGCCGGGAGCTCGCGAGCGACCACCTCGGCGGCCCGCAGCACCTCGTCGAAGGTCGGGTCGTCGGGGAGGGATGCGCTGCGCTGCTCGGCCATGGCTCCATGGTCCCGGTCCGGGCATTCATCGGTCCAATAGTTCTTGTCGCAACCATCCATCGACGACATCGATCGATAGAGTGCCGTCATGATCGACCTGCGCCGCCTCGAGGCCCTCGTCGCCGTCCACCGGACCGGCTCGGTCTCCGCCGCGGCCGCCGAGCTGCACTACGGCCAGCCGACCATCTCCCACCACCTGCGCCGGCTGGAGGCCGAGACGGGCGCGGTCCTGCTGCAGCGGGTCGGGCGGGGCGTGCGGCTCACGCCCGAGGGCGTGCTGCTCGCGCGCCGCGGCGAGGAGGTGCTGGGCCTGCTCGCCCGGGCCGAGGCCGAGCTGGCCGCGGTGACCAGCCTGCAGGCCGGGCGGGTCCGGCTGGCGGCCTTCCCCTCCGGGGCGGCGACCCTCGTCCCCGACGCCCTCGCGCTCCTGGCCGGCCGGCACCCGGGCATCGAGCTGGAGCTCACCGAGGCGGAGCCGCCCGAGGCGCACGAGCTGCTGCGCGCCGGCACCGTCGACCTCGCCCTCACCTTCGCCTACCCCGACCAGCCCGAGCCGGAGCAGATCACCTCCGTGCCGATCCTCGACGACCCGCTCCACCTGGTGACGCGCGACGACGCCGCCCCGTCCGCGGGGCCGGTCGAGCTCGCGGCCTGGTCCGGGCAGCCGTGGGTCGCCGGCTGTGAGCGCTGCCGGCGCGAGCTGCTCGCGCTCTGTGCAGACGCCGGCTTCACGCCCGCGATCGCCTTCGCGAGCGACGACTACGTGGCCGTGCAGTCCCTCGTCGCCGCGGGGCTGGGCGTCACCGTGCTGCCCGGGCTCGCGCTGCGCGCCCACCAGCACCGGGGCGTCGCCACCCGGCGACTCGCGGCGCACCGCCGGATCCAGCTCTCGACGTACGGCGCTCCCCCGCGTCCCGCGGCCGTCGACGCGGTGGCCGCGGCGCTCACCGAGGTGGCCGGCTGATCGGTGCCGGTCAGCCCAGGCGGACGGCCTCGATCTCCCGGCGCTTCGCGAGCCGGTGGGCCCGGCGGATCTCCGCCTCGCGCATCCGCCGGCGGTCGTCGTCGGTCTCGGGCTCGAGCGCCGGGACCGGACGCGCGGCACCGGCGCCGTCGATGGCGACGAAGACGAAGTACGCCGAGCCGACGTGCCGCAGCTCGGTCGTCGCGTCCCACGGCTGGGTCTCGATCCGCACGCCGATCTCCATCGACGAGCTGCCCACCCAGTTGATCTGGCCGAAGGTGCGCACGATGTCGCCGACGCGCACCGGCTCGAGGAAGGCCATCTCGTCCAGCGCGGCCGTGACGGCGGGGCCACCGCTGTGCCGCTGCGCCACGACACCGGCGGTGGAGTCGGCCAGCTTGAGCACCTCGCCGCCGTGGATGTTGCCCAGGAGGTTGGCCTGCGCACGCGACGACACGGTCGCCAGCTCGATCCGGGAGTACGACGGCGTGCGTGCCGCAACGATCTCGCTCACGGCCAAACGGTAGCGTCACGGGCATGGCGGGGCGCGGCAATGGCAACGGGGACGACGGTGACTTCGACTGGATGTACGGGTCGGGAAACGAGAAGGGCGTCCCGCGACCCGAGCGGGGCGGGGACGACCCCGAGCCGACGCGACGCATCCCCGTGCAGCCCCGCCCGGGCGCGTCACCCCCGCGGATGCCCGACCGGCTGCCGCCGGCCGAGCAGTACGGCGCCACGCCCGAGCCGGCCGGCCGGCCGCCGGCGCCGCCGTGGTCGCCGCGCAGGAGCCGGTGGAAGCGGCCCGGGACCTGGGTCAGGCTGGTGCTCCTGCTGCTGGTGCTGTGGCTGGTGTTCCTCGTGGCGGTCCCGCTCTTCACGTGGAGCAAGGTCGACAAGGTCGCCTACGAGCCGTCGGGCGAGCGTCCCTCCGAGCAGCCCGGAACGACCTACCTCCTCGTGGGCAGCGACTCGCGGGCCGGCCTGTCCAAGGCGGAGCGCCGCAGGCTCCACACCGGCAACGAGACCAGCGAGCTGACCGACACGATCATGCTCCTCCACACCGGCGAGGGTCCGACGACGCTGGTCTCGATCCCGCGCGACTCGCCCCTCGACATCCCGGGCCACGGGGTGTCGAAGGTCAACTCGGCGTTCAGCAAGGGCGGCACCCCGCTCCTCGTGCAGACCCTGGAGAAGGCCACCGGCGTCCGGATCGACGGCTACGTCGAGATCGGCTTCGGCGGGCTGGTCGGTGTCGTCGACGCGGTCGGCGGGATCGAGGTGTGCCCGAAGAAGCGCATCCGCGACAAGCCGTCGGGCCTCAACATCAAGAAGGGCTGCCAGGAGGTCGACGGCGCGACGGCGCTCGCCTACGCCCGCGCCCGCAAGTACAGCCCGATCTCCGACCTGGCCCGGGTGCAGCAGCAGCGCGAGGTCGTGGCCGCCGTCGGCAAGAAGGTGCTCTCGCCCTGGTCCGTGGTCAACCCCGTGCGCTACTGGAAGCTCAACGCGGCCGTGCCCGACTTCTTCCGGTTCGGCGAGGGCATGGGCCCCTACGACGCCTCGCAGTGGGCGCTCGCGATGACCGACGCCCCGAAGTCCTGCACGGTGCCGCTCGCCAGCGCCGACGCCACGTGGGACACCAAGCGCGCGCGCAAGCTCTTCGACACCCTTGCCGAGGACCGCACCGACGACATCACCGCCGACCTGTGCACGGCCACCGGGCTCGCCCCGTGAGCCGACACCTCCTCACCACCGCAACGAAGGACTGACGTGTACGAGACCCTGACCTGGGAGGTCGACGCCGACGGCGTGGCCACCCTGACCCTGAGCCGACCCGACGCCCTCAACGCGTTCGACCTGACGATGGCCCGCGAGCTCGAGCAGGTCTTCCTCACCGACGCCCGCGACGACGCGGTGCGCGCCGTCGTGGTCACCGGCGAGGGCCGGGCGTTCTGCGCGGGGATGGACCTGAGCGCCGAGGGCAACGTCTTCGGGCTCGACGAGACGCTCTCGCCGACCCCCGAGGAGTTCCGGGCGTCGTACGACGCCGAGCCGTTCGCCTCCGGCGTGCGCGACACCGGCGGCAAGGTCACGCTGGCGATCCACGCGCTCCCCAAGCCCGTGATCGCGGCGATCAACGGTCCGGCGGTCGGCATCGGGGCCACGATGACCCTGGCCATGGACATCCGGCTGGCCTCGGAGAAGGCCCGGATCGGCTTCGTCTTCGGCCGCCTCGGGATCGTGCCGGAGGCCTGCTCGAGCTGGTTCCTGCCGCGGA
Above is a genomic segment from Nocardioides aromaticivorans containing:
- a CDS encoding threonine ammonia-lyase, encoding MAEQRSASLPDDPTFDEVLRAAEVVARELPATPLQSHPLLDSAVGAEVLVKHEHVLPTGSFKVRGGVHLAATLSAAEQEHGLVTCSTGNHAQSVAYGARLAGVRATIVMPSSAPAVKRDAVAALGAEVLVRGDTLGESAAAARELAAASGASFICPTDRRIVLGHATAYLELFRQAAVLPSGLAAVYVPIGSGTGAAGACLVRDALAPGTRVIGVQSEAAPAGWRSWRSGTIETAPATTRASGLATTTGYPLPQRVLRGRLDDFVLVADDQIDHAARLLATRAHTLAEGAGAAALAGLLVPRSPDRSGRPGPVAVMCTGANASADEIARLGAVSTAA
- a CDS encoding LysR family transcriptional regulator is translated as MIDLRRLEALVAVHRTGSVSAAAAELHYGQPTISHHLRRLEAETGAVLLQRVGRGVRLTPEGVLLARRGEEVLGLLARAEAELAAVTSLQAGRVRLAAFPSGAATLVPDALALLAGRHPGIELELTEAEPPEAHELLRAGTVDLALTFAYPDQPEPEQITSVPILDDPLHLVTRDDAAPSAGPVELAAWSGQPWVAGCERCRRELLALCADAGFTPAIAFASDDYVAVQSLVAAGLGVTVLPGLALRAHQHRGVATRRLAAHRRIQLSTYGAPPRPAAVDAVAAALTEVAG
- a CDS encoding acyl-CoA thioesterase; the encoded protein is MSEIVAARTPSYSRIELATVSSRAQANLLGNIHGGEVLKLADSTAGVVAQRHSGGPAVTAALDEMAFLEPVRVGDIVRTFGQINWVGSSSMEIGVRIETQPWDATTELRHVGSAYFVFVAIDGAGAARPVPALEPETDDDRRRMREAEIRRAHRLAKRREIEAVRLG
- a CDS encoding LCP family protein, which gives rise to MAGRGNGNGDDGDFDWMYGSGNEKGVPRPERGGDDPEPTRRIPVQPRPGASPPRMPDRLPPAEQYGATPEPAGRPPAPPWSPRRSRWKRPGTWVRLVLLLLVLWLVFLVAVPLFTWSKVDKVAYEPSGERPSEQPGTTYLLVGSDSRAGLSKAERRRLHTGNETSELTDTIMLLHTGEGPTTLVSIPRDSPLDIPGHGVSKVNSAFSKGGTPLLVQTLEKATGVRIDGYVEIGFGGLVGVVDAVGGIEVCPKKRIRDKPSGLNIKKGCQEVDGATALAYARARKYSPISDLARVQQQREVVAAVGKKVLSPWSVVNPVRYWKLNAAVPDFFRFGEGMGPYDASQWALAMTDAPKSCTVPLASADATWDTKRARKLFDTLAEDRTDDITADLCTATGLAP
- a CDS encoding crotonase/enoyl-CoA hydratase family protein, which produces MYETLTWEVDADGVATLTLSRPDALNAFDLTMARELEQVFLTDARDDAVRAVVVTGEGRAFCAGMDLSAEGNVFGLDETLSPTPEEFRASYDAEPFASGVRDTGGKVTLAIHALPKPVIAAINGPAVGIGATMTLAMDIRLASEKARIGFVFGRLGIVPEACSSWFLPRIVGIQQALEWVYSADILTAEQALAGRLVRSLHAPEDLLPAAQELARSFVKDRSPVALALAKQMLYRNSAAAEPLEAHLTDSLAMYWTSIGDGKEGVAAFLEKRAPAFTGKASALPRIV